The following coding sequences are from one Natrarchaeobius halalkaliphilus window:
- a CDS encoding MFS transporter: MFGLSGREVRFALVISGAHLGQHFLMRLIPPLIPVLAVALEYPLWQLGLLISLFSFGSGLAQAPLGIISDRYDRLYVLPTGITIAGAGYVLFAGATSLGAVVPGITISGYTFTGAFLVMGLAMLISGVGTAVVHPTGYPMITDNVSSDNKGKVLGVFGSSAKFGDAAAPAIVGVLILVLVWSQVLLILGLVGIVLGLLLFLVLRGDEYDTVPAAQQNPDGEDETPTETIWDADKRTYMYPLAIIYLFFVSKMFSGEGVKTFLPAFLVAVYAYSFELMDVQLGPESVANFYFAALLVFSGALQLVIGGITDRIDTRLILLGGISLAAVGFLALSLLELGPVSLLVALCLAGVGIYGLAPARDALISDISPPELEGRTFGYIWTAIMLTGAVMPPLVGYIMETMGMREGFLVLTGGTVVAAGFASLLFFERFYVTESPVHGEPNPSD; this comes from the coding sequence ATGTTCGGTCTTTCGGGACGCGAGGTTCGGTTTGCCCTCGTGATTAGCGGAGCACATCTCGGCCAGCACTTCTTGATGCGACTTATTCCGCCACTGATCCCCGTTCTGGCCGTTGCACTGGAGTACCCGCTGTGGCAGCTCGGACTCTTGATAAGTCTCTTCTCGTTCGGGTCGGGCCTCGCACAGGCTCCGCTGGGTATCATTTCGGATCGGTACGATCGCCTGTACGTCCTTCCGACGGGGATCACGATCGCCGGTGCTGGCTATGTTCTGTTCGCCGGTGCGACTTCGCTCGGGGCGGTCGTTCCCGGAATTACGATCTCGGGATACACGTTCACCGGCGCGTTTCTGGTGATGGGTCTCGCGATGTTGATCTCGGGTGTCGGTACTGCCGTTGTCCACCCGACTGGCTATCCAATGATCACGGACAACGTTTCGTCGGACAACAAAGGAAAAGTCCTGGGCGTCTTCGGCAGTTCCGCGAAGTTCGGTGATGCTGCGGCGCCCGCGATCGTCGGGGTACTGATCCTCGTTCTCGTCTGGAGCCAGGTTCTGTTGATACTGGGTCTCGTCGGGATCGTCCTCGGTCTCCTGTTGTTCCTCGTACTCCGCGGTGACGAATACGACACTGTACCCGCGGCACAACAGAATCCCGATGGCGAGGACGAAACCCCCACCGAGACCATCTGGGATGCTGACAAACGTACGTATATGTATCCACTGGCGATCATCTACCTGTTTTTCGTCTCCAAGATGTTCTCCGGCGAAGGAGTCAAAACGTTTCTCCCCGCGTTTCTCGTCGCGGTGTACGCCTACTCATTTGAGCTGATGGACGTCCAGCTCGGTCCCGAGTCCGTCGCGAACTTCTATTTCGCTGCGTTGCTCGTCTTCTCCGGTGCTCTTCAGTTGGTCATCGGGGGTATCACCGACCGGATCGATACGCGTCTCATCCTGCTAGGTGGCATCAGTCTGGCAGCCGTGGGCTTTCTGGCACTCTCGCTGCTCGAGTTAGGTCCCGTTTCTCTCCTCGTCGCGTTGTGTCTGGCCGGCGTGGGGATCTACGGGCTGGCTCCCGCCCGAGACGCACTGATCAGCGACATTTCGCCGCCCGAACTCGAGGGACGGACCTTCGGCTACATCTGGACGGCGATCATGCTCACCGGTGCGGTGATGCCGCCGCTGGTCGGCTACATCATGGAAACGATGGGAATGCGCGAGGGATTTCTGGTCCTGACTGGTGGCACCGTCGTCGCCGCCGGGTTCGCCTCTTTGCTCTTTTTCGAGCGCTTTTACGTGACGGAATCCCCCGTCCACGGCGAACCGAATCCCTCGGACTGA
- a CDS encoding lactonase family protein, protein MSETVAFVGTYTDTESEGIYRCRVDEPTGSIDDIELVAATDDPSFLAVDPTHRFLYAVNEVDTGAVTAYRITTGNDLEEINRQSIGPADPCYCSLDRTGNYLFVAHYTGGAVSILPIDDDGSVNEPTVTHHSGSSVDPDRQTAPHPHSIVPGPDTDFVYVPDLGTDDVVVYELDRTAGALRERTSVSVQEGAGPRHIEFDSEGSRAYLINELNSTITAFEWDRRSGELSPIETVSTLPNEFDGDNITADIHVHPSGSFVYGSNRGHDSIAVFELTENGLERLEIVETGGSWPRNFCLGSSGESLWVANAHTDTIVGFELVGSDGTIVQIGSSVSVAKPVCLRPVYPRSSDRVA, encoded by the coding sequence ATGAGCGAAACCGTCGCGTTCGTGGGCACGTATACTGACACCGAAAGCGAAGGAATCTACCGATGTCGCGTCGACGAACCGACCGGCTCGATCGACGACATCGAACTCGTCGCCGCAACCGACGATCCGTCGTTTCTCGCGGTCGATCCAACACACCGGTTTCTGTACGCGGTAAACGAAGTCGACACCGGTGCGGTTACGGCCTACAGAATCACGACCGGCAACGACCTCGAAGAGATCAACCGACAGTCGATCGGACCAGCCGATCCCTGCTATTGTAGCCTCGACCGAACGGGAAACTACCTGTTCGTTGCCCACTACACCGGCGGTGCCGTCTCGATCCTTCCGATCGACGACGATGGAAGCGTGAACGAGCCAACCGTGACACATCACAGCGGCTCGAGCGTCGATCCCGACCGGCAGACAGCACCGCACCCACATTCGATCGTGCCGGGACCGGACACCGACTTCGTCTACGTACCCGACCTCGGAACGGACGACGTCGTCGTCTACGAACTGGATCGAACGGCCGGCGCGCTCCGCGAACGGACTTCAGTGTCGGTTCAGGAGGGGGCGGGACCACGACACATCGAGTTCGATTCCGAGGGGAGTAGAGCCTACCTCATCAACGAGCTCAATTCGACGATAACGGCGTTCGAATGGGACCGACGGTCAGGGGAGCTGAGTCCGATCGAAACGGTCAGCACGCTCCCGAACGAGTTCGACGGCGACAACATCACGGCCGACATCCACGTTCACCCGTCGGGATCGTTCGTGTACGGATCCAATCGGGGACACGATAGCATCGCCGTCTTCGAGCTAACGGAAAACGGCCTCGAGCGTCTCGAGATCGTCGAGACGGGGGGGAGTTGGCCACGAAACTTCTGTCTCGGATCGTCCGGCGAATCGCTCTGGGTTGCAAACGCACACACCGATACTATCGTCGGCTTCGAACTGGTCGGTTCGGATGGGACGATAGTCCAGATCGGGTCGTCAGTGTCCGTTGCGAAACCCGTCTGTCTCCGACCGGTGTATCCACGCTCGTCGGATAGAGTAGCGTAA